CTCAATAAGTTCAATGCCTGCAAAAACAAGTTAAAGTTTGGATGTAAGCATGTCAGATTAGAATTAAGATGTTGTTTCATTATTTTGTTCTGTGTTTGTGCTTTACCTCTTCCGGGCCTATGTTGATCTCGTGTTCCTCAACATCACTTGGAGAAACTTTCAAACTGTGAAGATAAGTGATAAAAGTCATTGATGAAAACGGAGTCACAACCAAGTCGTCTGTCACCAGAAACATTGTTGGCCCTCTTACGTATTCCTTTGGATGTTCGATTTTCATTACAGGACCAACCTTTCTAGTCAAATAGAAAGTCTCCTCCTCAGATGAAGGGTCAGTCTTGGTACCATAATAGAAGTCTCGACTCCATTCTACCTTAAAATATAATGAATGATAGGAGGCAAAATCCATTTCAGGGTATAATAAAAATTGTCTTAGTGCATCGAATTTGAAGTGTCTGCCAACATCCAGATTTGGCAGGCTTTTATGTAAATTTTCAACGGTCCCGTTCGATAAATAACTTTTACCCAAAAAAGTAATGATCCTTCCTAAGGGCATCGCAAGGAAACCGAACAAAAATTCCACAAAATCTTCTGCAGCTTGAGCCAACAATATTTTTTTATTCGACTTTTGGACCACTACTTTCACTTTCTTGTTTATGAAATCGTTTATGTGCTCTGCGCTTATCTGACGCTGAAAAGATGGTGCGACTACTATGGCATTGACAATATCTTTCTTACCAAAAACCATATCCGTCAAAGGCGTCTTGGATAATATGGAGTTCTTCAGCAGCTCAAGAATCTACAAGCAAGTAAAAGGCGATGAGGCATAGCTGCATAGATAAGAAGATTGATAGTGACATGCAAATGTAATAAAAGTTCAATTATAAATTACCTCATGCGAACCAAATTGAAGAGTTGCCTCTTCAAGAACTCCGAAATCTGAGATTCCAGAGCTATCTAGTATTTCAAGGACTGAACCCACAGTATTTGGAAATACATTTAGATCATCGCTGACAATAAAAGATGCCGTTTGGGCAAAGAAAACTCCATCGTTACCCTCCCTTGTGTCATCTTCATACCTTATCGGCATATTCAAGTACTCCCTGCACTGTCTGCATTTTGCAATATTGGAAGTGCTCAGAGAGGGAAAATCTTGGTCTAAAGTGCATCCCAAATTTCGACAAATAAAGTACTCAGCAGGCTTAGTATCGTCAATATTGATCTTAAGACGTTGGCATTGATATTCTGCAAAATTTTTAGTATTAGCCAGCAGATCCTTGCTTTCTTCCGTCACAAAATACTTGGCATCAAGATTGCGCACACTCCTACATAAAGTGTTGAAGTTTCCAATATTCACTCGCTCTGATTCATCAGAATGGTTAGCCTTAGCCAAGAGTCTGACAATTGTCCCCATTGGCAATGTGAGGAAGCTGAATAGAATATCAGCAAGATCGCCATCTGCTTCAGCAAAAACTACTCTTTTCTTCTCCTTATCTACCACCACTTTCACGGGAATATCAGCTTCTCTTGAGGCAGCCTTTGAACTTACTACAATTTCCATAGTAATCAAATGTTCTTTTTACAATGAAGCAAAGATGCTGCAATGGTTTAGACACAAACATTAATCAAAACAATAATAATGACACAATAAAGAGACTACGGAACATGTTATACATCATACAAAATTATATTCGCAGTTAAGTACATAATACGATCACATATTAACATCGAAATCCGATTACAGACGCCTACAAAGCAACCATCTAATGTCCAATAGTTATACAAAGGCCTATAACCGAAAGACGGTATTTTTTTAGGGTTCCACATGCATTATTCAATAAGTTGTTTTTCTTATTCTATCATACAGTGGTCAACTAATTAGACAAAGAACATTAGTCCAGGAAAAAGAAACCCAATATATAACTTAACAGTACCGGTAAATAAATATTAGTATTTGTGAATCGGGCCTCAGTAGGTTGAGTATATATACGAACAATGAAATTAATGGTTCATCAACAAAGTAATCGCCTATCGAAAGATAAATGCTGGGAAAATTAGCACCTTGGTCTTGACAGAGGCTTGCGCCTTGCGGTGTTTTGATGCGAATGGTATCCTGACATCCCGTCTTCTATATTTATAGATAACCAAGTGGGCCTTGGGTTGACAACTTTTGAGGTTGGAATGTTGGATATACTCAGTTCGCAACTGGGCTGGATTTTACTCACAAAATATTCCAAACTGGGTCGTCTATTTACCCACCAAAGCAAAGACGAGTGACAAATGCCAATTACTCATTTGGTGGGATACTGAcataaatcccgtgcgatgcacggattcccattaatattttaaatttttatttatccagttatattatatttttaaaatatttatataaatat
The sequence above is drawn from the Apium graveolens cultivar Ventura chromosome 2, ASM990537v1, whole genome shotgun sequence genome and encodes:
- the LOC141705942 gene encoding uncharacterized protein LOC141705942 → MEIVVSSKAASREADIPVKVVVDKEKKRVVFAEADGDLADILFSFLTLPMGTIVRLLAKANHSDESERVNIGNFNTLCRSVRNLDAKYFVTEESKDLLANTKNFAEYQCQRLKINIDDTKPAEYFICRNLGCTLDQDFPSLSTSNIAKCRQCREYLNMPIRYEDDTREGNDGVFFAQTASFIVSDDLNVFPNTVGSVLEILDSSGISDFGVLEEATLQFGSHEILELLKNSILSKTPLTDMVFGKKDIVNAIVVAPSFQRQISAEHINDFINKKVKVVVQKSNKKILLAQAAEDFVEFLFGFLAMPLGRIITFLGKSYLSNGTVENLHKSLPNLDVGRHFKFDALRQFLLYPEMDFASYHSLYFKVEWSRDFYYGTKTDPSSEEETFYLTRKVGPVMKIEHPKEYVRGPTMFLVTDDLVVTPFSSMTFITYLHSLKVSPSDVEEHEINIGPEEALNLLRACMISTSVLNNGLKSFMPK